A DNA window from Taeniopygia guttata chromosome 8, bTaeGut7.mat, whole genome shotgun sequence contains the following coding sequences:
- the LOC100189932 gene encoding uricase isoform X1, whose translation MKIFSLSQVTTKIKTISPVYVSLTLLHDSITQASTAFLYYWYMFSLQINDLEVLNCEYGKNSIKFLRLHKEGKKHFVKEVEVCTHLRLTSPQEYLEGKNSLVIPTDTIKNIVLVLAKKNGISSLEQFAIDICNHFMTTFCQVAYVKTYIQEVPWQRLHEDGVPHIHSFICVPDGIRFCEAEQCRNGPLIVFAGIKDLKLMKTTQSGFEGFYKNEHTTLPERHDRILCGELFCKWSYGECKDFDFDCIWKKIRECILEAFAGPPDCGEYSPSYQKTINCIQMLVLSRVSQVQVIEVVLNNTFFNVVDMKNLGLTNDKEVLVPVEAPYGSCACTLGRKKFFEAQGHMMRDERKCQFGLAAAQGN comes from the exons atgaaaatattctcaTTATCACAGGTAACTACAAAAATAAAGACCATTAGTCCTGTTTATGTTTCACTGACATTGTTGCATGACAGCATAACTCAGGCTTCCACTGCATTTCTTTACTACTGGTACATGTTTTCTTTGCAGATCAACGACCTTGAAGTCCTCAACTGTGAATATGGCAAGAATTCAATTAAGTTCCTTCGCCTCCATAAAGAGGGAAAGAAGCATTTTGTTAAAGAAGTGGAAGTGTGTACGCATCTGCGGCTGACTTCTCCTCAGGAGTacctggaaggaaaaaattctctTGTGATACCTACAGACACCATAAAGAATATTGTCCTTGTGTTGGCCAAAAAAAAtggg ATCTCAAGTTTAGAACAATTTGCTATAGATATCTGCAACCACTTCATGACAACATTTTGCCAAGTGGCGTACGTCAAAACCTACATTCAAGAAGTACCATGGCAACGCCTGCATGAG GATGGCGTTCCCCACATCCACTCATTCATATGTGTTCCTGATGGGATCCGCTTTTGCGAAGCTGAGCAGTGTCGGAATG GTCCTCTGATTGTCTTTGCTGGAATTAAGGACCTGAAACTTATGAAGACAACACAGTCTGGATTTGAAGGCTTCTATAAGAATGAACACACCACGCTTCCTGAAAGGCATGACAGGATTCTATGTGGAGAGCTCTTCTGCAAATGGTCGTACGGCGAATGCAAGGATTTTGACTTTGACTGCATATG GAAGAAAATCCGTGAATGTATCCTTGAAGCCTTTGCTGGACCACCTGACTGTGGGGAATATTCACCTTCTTACCAGAAAACTATCAACTGTATCCAGATGCTTGTCCTTTCCAGAGTGTCACAG GTACAGGTCATAGAAGTCGTCTTGAACAACACCTTTTTTAATGTTGTAGACATGAAGAATCTAGGCTTGACCAATGACAAAGAA GTTTTGGTTCCAGTGGAAGCTCCTTATGGCTCCTGTGCTTGCACACTTGGCCGAAAGAAGTTTTTTGAAGCACAAGGCCACATGATGAGAGATGAGAGGAAATGTCAGTTTGGACtggcagctgcacagggaaaCTAA
- the DNASE2B gene encoding deoxyribonuclease-2-beta isoform X1 — translation MQWKPELCCHATIHSGLALRSRETKMPAGSAWCYPALLLLLSPVPLWAAELSCRNEDGEAVDWFALYKLPKHTKGQISMLGLEYLYMDALAPQWQLGKYLINMTQGALGQTLQQLYETYESKRNTTAYAIYNDEIPESDSKGSKHGHTKGFLLLDKSQGFWVIHSVPLFPPIPEDGYGYPSTGESFGQTAICITFKYDQFTEIDQQMLIYNPGIYSCSIPDIFQAELPNLQKLCAKSRLPSVPLCHLSKLQSAHGETFLHFAKSHLFIDDIYVAWMAQELKTDLLAESWQRSGEKLYSNCSLDYHVYNINIIGTPLNSTFHSINDHSKWAVSRKYNQWTCIGDLNRAAEQAWRSGGFICTQNEQIYKAFRHLIIQYESCTSAPREL, via the exons ATGCAGTGGAAGCCTGAGTTATGCTGTCATGCAACAAT CCACTCGGGGCTCGCCCTGCGCAGCCGGGAAACCAAAATGCCTGCGGGATCTGCGTGGTGCTACCCTGCTCTGCTCTTACTTCTctcccctgtgcccctgtgggCCGCTGAGCTTTCCTGCAGGAATGAAGACGGGGAGGCGGTGGATTG GTTTGCTCTTTACAAGCTGCCAAAACACACCAAAGGACAGATTTCCATGCTGGGGCTGGAATACCTGTACATGGATGCCCTGGCTCCACAGTGGCAGCTTGGTAAATACCTCATCAACATGACACAGGGTGCTCTGGGCcaaacactgcagcagctgtATGAGACTTATGAATCCAAG aggaacaCCACTGCATATGCCATATACAATGATGAGATCCCTGAATCAGACTCCAAAGGGTCGAAACATGGACACACCAAAG GATTTCTGCTCTTGGATAAATCACAAGGCTTCTGGGTGATTCACAGTGTGCCCCTGTTCCCTCCCATCCCTGAGGATGGTTATGGATATCCATCTACTGGGGAATCCTTCGGACAGACAGCCATCTGTATAACCTTCAAATATGATCAGTTCACGGAAATAG ACCAACAGATGCTGATTTATAATCCAGGAATCTACAGCTGTTCCATCCCTGACATCTTCCAAGCTGAGCTCCCAAATCTCCAGAAACTCTGTGCAAAGTCCAGGTTGCCTTCAGTCCCCTtgtgccacctctccaagcTCCAGTCAGCTCATGGTGAAACCTTTCTCCACTTTGCAAAGTCGCACTTGTTCATAGATG ATATCTATGTGGCCTGGATGGCTCAGGAACTGAAGACCGATTTGTTGGCTGAATCCTGGCAGCGTTCTGGTGAAAAACTTTACTCAAATTGCTCTCTTGACTACCACGTCTACAACATAAACATAATAGGGACGCCCTTGAACTCCACATTTCATTCCATTAATGATCATTCCAAATGGGCTGTTTCAAGGAAATACAATCAGTGGACATGCATTGGGGACTTGAACCGTGCTGCTGAGCAAGCTTGGAGAAGTGGTGGGTTCATCTGTACCCAGAATGAACAGATCTACAAAGCCTTCAGGCATTTGATAATCCAGTATGAAAGCTGCACTTCTGCTCCCAGAGAGCTGTAA
- the LOC100189932 gene encoding uricase isoform X2, whose product MSQVTINDLEVLNCEYGKNSIKFLRLHKEGKKHFVKEVEVCTHLRLTSPQEYLEGKNSLVIPTDTIKNIVLVLAKKNGISSLEQFAIDICNHFMTTFCQVAYVKTYIQEVPWQRLHEDGVPHIHSFICVPDGIRFCEAEQCRNGPLIVFAGIKDLKLMKTTQSGFEGFYKNEHTTLPERHDRILCGELFCKWSYGECKDFDFDCIWKKIRECILEAFAGPPDCGEYSPSYQKTINCIQMLVLSRVSQVQVIEVVLNNTFFNVVDMKNLGLTNDKEVLVPVEAPYGSCACTLGRKKFFEAQGHMMRDERKCQFGLAAAQGN is encoded by the exons ATGAGCCAAGTGACA ATCAACGACCTTGAAGTCCTCAACTGTGAATATGGCAAGAATTCAATTAAGTTCCTTCGCCTCCATAAAGAGGGAAAGAAGCATTTTGTTAAAGAAGTGGAAGTGTGTACGCATCTGCGGCTGACTTCTCCTCAGGAGTacctggaaggaaaaaattctctTGTGATACCTACAGACACCATAAAGAATATTGTCCTTGTGTTGGCCAAAAAAAAtggg ATCTCAAGTTTAGAACAATTTGCTATAGATATCTGCAACCACTTCATGACAACATTTTGCCAAGTGGCGTACGTCAAAACCTACATTCAAGAAGTACCATGGCAACGCCTGCATGAG GATGGCGTTCCCCACATCCACTCATTCATATGTGTTCCTGATGGGATCCGCTTTTGCGAAGCTGAGCAGTGTCGGAATG GTCCTCTGATTGTCTTTGCTGGAATTAAGGACCTGAAACTTATGAAGACAACACAGTCTGGATTTGAAGGCTTCTATAAGAATGAACACACCACGCTTCCTGAAAGGCATGACAGGATTCTATGTGGAGAGCTCTTCTGCAAATGGTCGTACGGCGAATGCAAGGATTTTGACTTTGACTGCATATG GAAGAAAATCCGTGAATGTATCCTTGAAGCCTTTGCTGGACCACCTGACTGTGGGGAATATTCACCTTCTTACCAGAAAACTATCAACTGTATCCAGATGCTTGTCCTTTCCAGAGTGTCACAG GTACAGGTCATAGAAGTCGTCTTGAACAACACCTTTTTTAATGTTGTAGACATGAAGAATCTAGGCTTGACCAATGACAAAGAA GTTTTGGTTCCAGTGGAAGCTCCTTATGGCTCCTGTGCTTGCACACTTGGCCGAAAGAAGTTTTTTGAAGCACAAGGCCACATGATGAGAGATGAGAGGAAATGTCAGTTTGGACtggcagctgcacagggaaaCTAA
- the DNASE2B gene encoding deoxyribonuclease-2-beta isoform X2 — MPAGSAWCYPALLLLLSPVPLWAAELSCRNEDGEAVDWFALYKLPKHTKGQISMLGLEYLYMDALAPQWQLGKYLINMTQGALGQTLQQLYETYESKRNTTAYAIYNDEIPESDSKGSKHGHTKGFLLLDKSQGFWVIHSVPLFPPIPEDGYGYPSTGESFGQTAICITFKYDQFTEIDQQMLIYNPGIYSCSIPDIFQAELPNLQKLCAKSRLPSVPLCHLSKLQSAHGETFLHFAKSHLFIDDIYVAWMAQELKTDLLAESWQRSGEKLYSNCSLDYHVYNINIIGTPLNSTFHSINDHSKWAVSRKYNQWTCIGDLNRAAEQAWRSGGFICTQNEQIYKAFRHLIIQYESCTSAPREL; from the exons ATGCCTGCGGGATCTGCGTGGTGCTACCCTGCTCTGCTCTTACTTCTctcccctgtgcccctgtgggCCGCTGAGCTTTCCTGCAGGAATGAAGACGGGGAGGCGGTGGATTG GTTTGCTCTTTACAAGCTGCCAAAACACACCAAAGGACAGATTTCCATGCTGGGGCTGGAATACCTGTACATGGATGCCCTGGCTCCACAGTGGCAGCTTGGTAAATACCTCATCAACATGACACAGGGTGCTCTGGGCcaaacactgcagcagctgtATGAGACTTATGAATCCAAG aggaacaCCACTGCATATGCCATATACAATGATGAGATCCCTGAATCAGACTCCAAAGGGTCGAAACATGGACACACCAAAG GATTTCTGCTCTTGGATAAATCACAAGGCTTCTGGGTGATTCACAGTGTGCCCCTGTTCCCTCCCATCCCTGAGGATGGTTATGGATATCCATCTACTGGGGAATCCTTCGGACAGACAGCCATCTGTATAACCTTCAAATATGATCAGTTCACGGAAATAG ACCAACAGATGCTGATTTATAATCCAGGAATCTACAGCTGTTCCATCCCTGACATCTTCCAAGCTGAGCTCCCAAATCTCCAGAAACTCTGTGCAAAGTCCAGGTTGCCTTCAGTCCCCTtgtgccacctctccaagcTCCAGTCAGCTCATGGTGAAACCTTTCTCCACTTTGCAAAGTCGCACTTGTTCATAGATG ATATCTATGTGGCCTGGATGGCTCAGGAACTGAAGACCGATTTGTTGGCTGAATCCTGGCAGCGTTCTGGTGAAAAACTTTACTCAAATTGCTCTCTTGACTACCACGTCTACAACATAAACATAATAGGGACGCCCTTGAACTCCACATTTCATTCCATTAATGATCATTCCAAATGGGCTGTTTCAAGGAAATACAATCAGTGGACATGCATTGGGGACTTGAACCGTGCTGCTGAGCAAGCTTGGAGAAGTGGTGGGTTCATCTGTACCCAGAATGAACAGATCTACAAAGCCTTCAGGCATTTGATAATCCAGTATGAAAGCTGCACTTCTGCTCCCAGAGAGCTGTAA